The following coding sequences lie in one Nitrospirota bacterium genomic window:
- the xerD gene encoding site-specific tyrosine recombinase XerD, producing the protein MVDPVERFLNYLTVEKGLSANTLEAYRRDIQKFQDHLDSIGKKITDFKRSDLTSFLTYIRDAGNQSSTMARNIAALRGLCKFMLLEGIIKEDPVENLSTPKGWKRIPKIIGTEEVSELLHKPTFEKFSLRDRAILEIIYSSGLRASEVVTLKAGDINFEAGFITVIGKGSKERVVPINETALNTIKIYIEELRPKLLGKKMSHYLFLRKGGKPMTRQRLWQLIKTYSKGLSIKISPHTLRHCFASHLLDGGADLRALQKMLGHTDISTTQIYTKVTPERLRKIHKDYHPRG; encoded by the coding sequence ATGGTAGATCCTGTAGAAAGATTTTTGAATTATCTCACTGTGGAGAAAGGGCTTTCTGCAAACACATTGGAAGCCTACAGAAGAGATATTCAAAAATTTCAAGATCATCTTGACAGTATCGGCAAGAAAATAACGGATTTCAAACGGAGCGATCTCACTTCATTCTTAACGTACATCCGCGACGCGGGCAATCAGTCTTCGACTATGGCAAGGAACATCGCGGCGCTGCGCGGCCTGTGCAAATTCATGCTCCTTGAAGGGATTATCAAGGAAGACCCTGTTGAAAATCTCTCCACCCCAAAGGGATGGAAACGCATCCCGAAGATCATCGGAACTGAAGAAGTTTCCGAATTACTCCATAAACCAACATTTGAAAAATTCTCTCTGCGCGACAGGGCGATTCTTGAAATTATTTACTCCTCGGGATTAAGGGCAAGTGAAGTTGTGACTTTGAAAGCCGGCGACATAAACTTTGAGGCTGGCTTCATAACTGTGATAGGCAAAGGCTCTAAAGAGAGAGTTGTCCCTATCAATGAAACAGCACTGAACACGATAAAAATATATATCGAGGAATTAAGACCAAAGCTCCTGGGCAAAAAAATGAGCCACTATCTTTTTCTCAGAAAAGGAGGGAAGCCCATGACGAGACAGCGGTTGTGGCAGTTGATCAAGACATATTCCAAGGGATTATCCATCAAGATATCCCCACACACACTCAGGCACTGCTTTGCCAGCCATTTATTGGACGGAGGCGCTGATTTGCGCGCGCTCCAGAAGATGCTCGGACACACGGACATATCCACAACACAAATTTATACAAAGGTCACCCCTGAGAGGTTGAGAAAAATACACAAGGATTATCATCCAAGAGGCTGA
- the mraZ gene encoding division/cell wall cluster transcriptional repressor MraZ produces MPAFTGKYYYTVDPKGRIIIPSPLRKIISDHYNTKLFVTNALFDRCLHIYPLEEWNKLEEKVRTLPKMDKDIKLFNRRVIASATECEVDKQGRILVPSALREDADINGDIVIVGQIEKIELWNKKQWDAAVDISGVNQEAVADKLAGYGL; encoded by the coding sequence ATGCCAGCATTTACAGGAAAATATTATTATACAGTTGATCCCAAGGGCCGAATAATCATCCCGTCTCCTTTAAGAAAAATTATTTCCGACCATTATAACACAAAACTTTTTGTCACAAATGCGCTCTTTGACCGTTGTCTCCACATCTATCCACTGGAAGAATGGAACAAGCTCGAAGAAAAAGTGCGGACGCTCCCTAAGATGGACAAAGACATCAAGCTTTTTAACAGGAGGGTCATTGCATCGGCAACGGAGTGCGAAGTCGACAAGCAGGGAAGAATCTTGGTCCCGTCTGCTCTCAGAGAAGATGCGGATATTAACGGAGACATCGTCATTGTCGGGCAGATTGAAAAAATAGAGTTGTGGAACAAGAAGCAATGGGATGCTGCCGTGGATATTTCCGGCGTTAACCAGGAAGCCGTGGCAGATAAGCTGGCAGGTTATGGCCTGTAA
- the rsmH gene encoding 16S rRNA (cytosine(1402)-N(4))-methyltransferase RsmH, translated as MKIEHIPVMLKEITEMLQPQKNGIYVDVTVGLGGHAEGILQRAQGCTLIGIDRDEKALEIARERLSYYDNVHLVQDNFSNMKTVVNGLGFNKVKGMLLDAGVSTLHLKSEGRGFSFMKDEPLDMRMDQRQGLTAEDVVNNYSEQDLSSIIWKYGEDRFSRKIARAIVYARKKKTITSCKELADIIEKAIGRRGRIHPATRTFQAIRIEVNKELEELSTAVESGAELLEQGGRFCVLSYHSLEDRIVKNAFKKLAKEGLFNIITKKPLVPSRQEQQLNPSSRSAKLRVGEKI; from the coding sequence ATGAAGATAGAACATATACCTGTAATGCTGAAGGAGATAACTGAAATGCTTCAGCCGCAAAAAAACGGGATATACGTTGATGTAACCGTCGGTCTCGGCGGACACGCAGAAGGGATCCTCCAGCGGGCACAGGGATGCACTTTAATCGGCATTGACAGAGATGAAAAGGCATTGGAGATCGCGAGGGAACGGCTGAGCTATTATGACAATGTTCATCTTGTTCAAGACAATTTCTCAAACATGAAGACGGTTGTTAACGGTCTCGGTTTTAACAAAGTCAAAGGAATGCTTCTTGACGCGGGTGTCTCGACATTGCATCTGAAGTCGGAAGGCAGAGGGTTCAGTTTTATGAAAGATGAACCTTTGGACATGAGGATGGACCAGAGGCAGGGGCTTACTGCCGAAGATGTGGTTAATAACTATTCCGAGCAAGACCTTTCTTCAATTATATGGAAATACGGCGAGGACAGGTTCAGCAGGAAGATCGCAAGGGCCATTGTTTACGCGCGAAAGAAAAAAACAATCACATCCTGCAAGGAGCTTGCGGATATAATCGAAAAGGCGATTGGAAGAAGGGGCAGGATCCATCCCGCAACAAGGACATTTCAGGCGATAAGGATAGAGGTGAATAAAGAGCTGGAAGAACTTTCAACCGCGGTTGAGTCAGGGGCGGAGCTGCTTGAGCAGGGAGGAAGGTTCTGCGTGCTCTCTTATCATTCCCTCGAAGACAGGATTGTAAAAAACGCATTTAAGAAACTGGCAAAGGAAGGTCTCTTTAACATAATAACCAAAAAGCCTCTGGTCCCAAGCCGGCAGGAGCAGCAATTAAACCCTTCATCAAGGAGCGCAAAGCTCAGGGTTGGGGAGAAAATATGA
- a CDS encoding penicillin-binding protein 2 codes for MIKRRTRQKVDSRKLWDEDQGKVSLENNRKRAVVIITVIIFGFAVILFRLADLMVLNHGKLSEKAAQQYIKEKTLTPQRGIIWDRNMKEMATNIETDSLYVVPVKVKDTRSLSSQIAPIINVPAKEVNDLLYKKRDKGFTWLARRIDLQTSRKLEELKRPFREGWMGFITEPKRYYPKGQIASHILGFSNIDDEGIAGLELVYNNYLKGEVKSVSVGIDARGRSLTSDVKEAVPGNNLILTIDEGLQYIVERELTTAMEERKAKAAVAIMMNPMTGEILALANRPTYDPNLPSAADGEEKRNRAITDLFEPGSTMKSILASAALEEKAVRLGDMFDVSRGTINVAGKTIHDVHRHGVLNFQEVIKKSSNVGAVKIGQRLGATKYYEYLKKFGYGDKSGIDFPGEAKGILRNIKSWSGTSLACMSIGQEIGVTPLQMLRAYSAIANGGSLMKPYIVSEIISPDGKVVKKNSPTEERKVISKATSAALRDILKTVVEQGGTAQRASVKGNLVAGKTGTAQIFDPKTGHYSKNRFVSSFVGFAPADDPRVALIVVIYEPVGETYGGLVAAPVFKNIIEHTFAYLDVPMEKDENRIVLVSKSR; via the coding sequence ATGATTAAAAGAAGGACCAGGCAGAAGGTCGATTCCAGAAAGCTCTGGGATGAAGACCAGGGAAAAGTCTCGCTTGAAAACAACAGAAAGAGGGCGGTAGTCATTATCACCGTCATCATATTCGGCTTCGCTGTTATTTTATTCCGTCTTGCAGACCTCATGGTACTCAACCACGGGAAACTCTCGGAAAAGGCCGCGCAGCAATATATAAAGGAGAAGACGTTAACGCCCCAGAGGGGAATAATCTGGGACAGGAACATGAAAGAGATGGCGACAAACATCGAAACAGACTCGCTCTATGTTGTGCCAGTGAAGGTGAAAGACACACGCAGCCTGTCTTCACAGATCGCCCCTATAATAAACGTCCCGGCGAAAGAAGTTAACGACCTGCTGTATAAAAAAAGGGACAAGGGTTTCACATGGCTTGCAAGGAGAATAGACCTTCAGACAAGCCGCAAATTAGAGGAACTGAAGCGCCCGTTCAGGGAGGGATGGATGGGCTTTATCACTGAACCGAAACGTTATTACCCGAAAGGGCAGATCGCCTCACACATCCTGGGTTTTTCAAACATTGATGACGAAGGCATTGCGGGACTTGAGCTTGTTTACAATAATTATTTAAAAGGCGAGGTCAAGAGCGTTTCAGTCGGCATCGATGCGCGAGGCAGGAGCCTCACCAGTGATGTAAAAGAAGCAGTGCCCGGCAATAACCTTATTCTCACTATCGACGAGGGCCTCCAGTATATTGTTGAAAGAGAGCTGACAACTGCGATGGAGGAAAGGAAGGCAAAGGCCGCGGTTGCGATAATGATGAATCCAATGACAGGGGAGATCCTCGCACTGGCCAACAGGCCGACTTACGATCCCAATCTTCCTTCCGCGGCAGACGGTGAAGAAAAGCGCAACAGGGCGATTACAGACCTGTTCGAGCCCGGCTCAACCATGAAGTCAATTCTCGCGTCCGCCGCATTGGAAGAGAAGGCGGTCAGGCTTGGCGATATGTTCGACGTCTCAAGAGGCACGATCAATGTTGCGGGTAAAACCATCCACGACGTCCACAGGCACGGGGTGCTCAATTTTCAGGAGGTCATCAAGAAGTCCTCAAACGTCGGCGCTGTGAAGATAGGACAGAGACTCGGAGCGACAAAATATTATGAATACCTGAAAAAATTCGGCTATGGGGACAAATCAGGCATAGATTTCCCCGGCGAGGCAAAGGGTATTTTGAGGAATATTAAATCATGGTCGGGCACATCCCTGGCCTGTATGTCGATAGGCCAGGAGATAGGCGTGACACCCTTGCAGATGTTGAGGGCCTATTCGGCCATAGCAAACGGCGGTTCATTAATGAAGCCATATATCGTATCGGAGATAATTTCTCCGGACGGCAAGGTCGTCAAGAAAAATTCCCCTACTGAAGAAAGAAAGGTCATCTCAAAAGCTACCTCTGCCGCACTGAGGGACATTCTTAAGACGGTTGTCGAACAGGGTGGCACGGCACAGCGGGCAAGCGTCAAAGGGAACCTGGTGGCCGGAAAAACGGGCACGGCGCAGATATTTGACCCAAAGACAGGGCATTATTCCAAGAACAGGTTTGTAAGCTCGTTTGTGGGTTTTGCCCCTGCTGATGATCCGAGGGTGGCGCTTATCGTTGTTATTTATGAGCCGGTCGGAGAGACATACGGAGGACTCGTGGCCGCTCCTGTGTTTAAAAATATAATTGAACATACATTCGCTTATCTGGACGTGCCTATGGAGAAAGATGAGAACAGGATCGTCCTTGTCAGCAAATCCCGTTAA
- a CDS encoding UDP-N-acetylmuramoyl-L-alanyl-D-glutamate--2,6-diaminopimelate ligase translates to MTILKLLEGLAVKSNTGPLDAEIKGIAYDSRFIKEGFLFVAVKGFSVDGHDYIRDAINRGAAAIVSEKAAACLTNADQSADQKSAAFIEVPDSRKSLALISAAFYGKPSTSLSLIGITGTNGKTTTSFITKNILDAGGKRTGLLGTICYITGDERVAASHTTPESLDLQRCLGEMVYNNMSYAVLEVSSHALALKRVEGCTFKTAAFTNFSQDHLDFHGTMDEYFRAKCGIFDYLDAGGAAVLNWDDPAIRPLARTLNCKVVTCGLEEGAMIRAEKIRSRKTEDRAQKTEDRRQKTDSPLILPLARGDKEGLGGLSFDVQTPESRFTVNSHLIGRINVYNILMSVGIAYSLGISDEVIQRGIENAKPVEGRFENVDEGQGFLCIVDYAHTDDALRKLIQEARRLTKGRVITVFGCGGNRDKTKRPLMGAAASELSDSVIVTSDNPRNEDPVEIIKDILKGISKNNYSVQPDRELAIKEAVAMAKEGDTLLIAGKGHEDYQEIKGKRHHFSDREVLREAIGKLK, encoded by the coding sequence ATGACCATATTAAAACTTTTAGAAGGTCTGGCGGTCAAATCGAATACCGGACCTCTTGATGCGGAAATTAAAGGGATCGCGTATGACTCGAGATTCATAAAAGAAGGTTTTCTTTTTGTGGCTGTCAAGGGATTTTCCGTTGACGGCCATGATTACATAAGAGATGCGATAAACAGGGGGGCTGCTGCCATTGTTTCGGAAAAGGCAGCGGCTTGTTTAACAAATGCAGATCAATCTGCTGATCAAAAGAGCGCTGCTTTTATTGAAGTGCCGGACAGCAGGAAATCGTTAGCGCTTATCTCCGCCGCCTTTTACGGCAAGCCCTCCACAAGTTTATCCCTGATCGGTATCACGGGAACAAATGGAAAGACTACGACAAGCTTTATTACAAAAAATATCCTCGACGCGGGAGGTAAAAGGACGGGTCTTTTGGGAACTATCTGCTACATCACGGGAGATGAGAGAGTGGCGGCATCGCATACAACGCCTGAGTCACTGGATCTGCAAAGGTGCCTGGGTGAAATGGTGTATAATAACATGAGCTACGCAGTACTTGAGGTTTCCTCACACGCGCTGGCGCTTAAAAGAGTGGAAGGCTGTACTTTTAAGACGGCTGCCTTTACGAATTTTTCGCAGGACCATCTCGACTTTCACGGCACGATGGATGAGTATTTCAGGGCGAAGTGCGGGATCTTTGATTATCTTGATGCCGGAGGGGCCGCGGTTTTAAACTGGGATGACCCGGCGATCAGGCCTCTTGCGCGGACGCTCAATTGCAAGGTGGTGACCTGCGGGCTGGAAGAAGGAGCAATGATAAGGGCGGAGAAGATAAGAAGTCGGAAGACAGAAGACAGAGCACAGAAGACAGAAGACAGAAGACAGAAGACAGATTCCCCCCTTATTCTCCCCTTAGCAAGGGGGGATAAAGAGGGGTTAGGCGGATTATCATTTGACGTGCAGACACCTGAGAGCAGGTTCACGGTAAATTCGCATCTGATCGGACGCATCAATGTGTATAACATTCTGATGTCTGTCGGCATAGCATATTCACTTGGTATAAGCGATGAAGTGATCCAGCGGGGGATTGAAAATGCAAAACCCGTTGAGGGAAGATTTGAAAATGTGGACGAGGGGCAGGGGTTTTTATGCATAGTGGATTATGCCCACACGGATGACGCCCTGAGAAAACTTATCCAGGAGGCGAGGCGCCTGACAAAAGGACGGGTGATAACTGTCTTTGGATGCGGCGGCAACAGGGACAAAACAAAAAGGCCCCTGATGGGAGCGGCAGCATCGGAGCTGAGTGATTCTGTAATTGTCACCTCGGACAACCCGCGCAATGAGGACCCTGTTGAGATAATTAAAGATATATTGAAAGGCATCAGCAAAAATAATTACTCGGTGCAGCCTGACAGGGAGCTGGCGATCAAAGAGGCGGTTGCAATGGCAAAAGAAGGTGACACGCTGCTGATAGCCGGAAAAGGCCATGAGGATTACCAGGAGATAAAAGGAAAGAGACATCACTTCAGTGATAGAGAGGTTTTAAGAGAGGCGATTGGAAAGCTTAAATGA
- a CDS encoding UDP-N-acetylmuramoyl-tripeptide--D-alanyl-D-alanine ligase: MTYKMVSIFKIEEMTLTVDEIIRATGGKLLVEDPKTFSGVSIDSRSIKEGEVFFAIRGEKFDGHTFLEKALLKGSGAVVDSRPAALPQGRTIIFVKDTLCALQDLAHSLRIKLDVPVIAVTGSSGKTTTKEMIYSVLSRKFNTLKNEGNLNNHVGLPLSLMKLQPEHEAVVVEMGMNAPGEIKRLCEIAFPTHGVITNIGTAHIGRLGSHEAIRDAKLEILNGLKVAVVNADDSMMMQGIAKAGNFSGEVLTFSINNDSQVMAKDIQTTESGINFTLNIKGAGSVPVSLNVHGTFNVYNALAASAAGFSLGISAGEIKAALESFRAFSMRFEIVKIKGMTIINDSYNANPSSMEESLKELVRIGAEVRKVAVLGDMRELDEYAEDAHRAIGRMVSEMGVDVFIAAGEMMSLAAEECLKTKKDRPLPEVYTFRNADSVNESIMDILKHGDTVLIKGSRSMQMDKVAGRILNVI, translated from the coding sequence ATGACATACAAAATGGTCAGTATTTTTAAAATAGAAGAGATGACATTAACGGTAGATGAGATAATCAGGGCAACAGGAGGCAAGTTGCTCGTTGAGGACCCAAAGACGTTCAGCGGGGTCTCGATTGACTCCCGTTCTATTAAAGAAGGCGAAGTTTTTTTTGCCATCAGGGGAGAAAAATTTGACGGGCACACATTTCTTGAAAAGGCGCTTTTGAAAGGCAGCGGGGCAGTCGTGGATTCAAGACCTGCTGCGCTGCCACAGGGCAGGACAATAATTTTTGTAAAAGACACCCTGTGCGCCTTGCAGGACCTTGCGCATTCTCTGAGGATAAAACTTGATGTCCCTGTCATAGCTGTCACGGGCAGCAGCGGGAAGACGACTACGAAGGAAATGATCTATTCGGTCCTTTCAAGAAAATTCAACACCTTAAAGAATGAAGGTAATCTCAACAATCATGTCGGTTTGCCTTTAAGCCTGATGAAGCTCCAGCCCGAGCACGAGGCTGTGGTCGTTGAAATGGGAATGAATGCGCCCGGTGAGATCAAGAGGCTTTGCGAGATAGCTTTTCCAACACACGGCGTGATCACAAACATCGGCACTGCCCATATCGGCAGGCTCGGCAGCCACGAGGCGATCAGGGACGCAAAACTTGAGATACTCAATGGACTCAAAGTGGCGGTTGTAAATGCAGATGACAGCATGATGATGCAGGGGATTGCGAAAGCCGGGAATTTTAGCGGCGAGGTCCTTACGTTCTCTATAAACAATGATTCGCAAGTCATGGCCAAAGATATTCAGACAACGGAAAGCGGGATTAATTTTACACTGAATATTAAAGGTGCCGGCAGTGTTCCTGTAAGCCTTAATGTGCACGGGACCTTTAATGTTTACAATGCGCTTGCGGCTTCCGCAGCGGGCTTTTCACTTGGCATTTCAGCAGGAGAAATCAAGGCCGCGCTTGAATCCTTCAGGGCCTTTTCCATGCGCTTTGAGATTGTGAAAATAAAGGGGATGACAATAATAAATGATTCCTACAACGCCAACCCGTCATCCATGGAGGAATCATTGAAGGAACTCGTCAGGATTGGCGCTGAAGTAAGAAAGGTAGCTGTTCTTGGCGACATGCGCGAACTGGATGAGTACGCGGAAGACGCGCACAGGGCCATTGGAAGAATGGTGTCTGAAATGGGAGTGGATGTCTTTATCGCAGCCGGAGAGATGATGAGCCTGGCGGCAGAGGAATGTTTAAAAACAAAAAAAGACAGACCATTGCCTGAGGTTTATACCTTCAGAAATGCCGACAGCGTTAACGAAAGTATCATGGATATTTTGAAGCATGGAGATACGGTCCTGATAAAAGGCTCGCGCTCGATGCAGATGGACAAAGTTGCAGGGAGAATATTAAATGTTATATAA
- a CDS encoding phospho-N-acetylmuramoyl-pentapeptide-transferase: MLYKLLYYLHDYYTPFNVFRYITFRTALAIITSLFITFITAPWIIRKLRTMCMTQYVRDDGPQTHLKKEGTPTMGGIIIILSVVVSVLMWGELSNKFVLIMIAAIVGFGFIGLVDDYLKVVRKNPKGLRGWYKFGAQIGLAIGIGFAFYYDPNDIYIAKLSIPFFKKWLIDLGWFYIPFTILVIVGASNAVNLTDGIDGLAIGLVGIASLANAVFVYISGHSGFSQYLQVLYLPGTGELTVFCGAMFGAALGFLWYNSYPADIFMGDVGSLGLGGALGTLAVITKQEIVLTVVGAIFVLETFSVIIQVASFKLTGKRVFKMAPIHHHFEVKGWPEPKVIIRFWIVGIILALLSLTTLKVR; this comes from the coding sequence ATGTTATATAAGCTGCTCTATTATTTGCACGATTATTATACGCCCTTTAACGTGTTCAGGTATATTACCTTCAGGACAGCTCTTGCCATTATTACTTCTTTATTCATTACGTTTATAACGGCCCCCTGGATTATCAGGAAACTCAGGACCATGTGCATGACCCAGTATGTTAGAGACGACGGGCCGCAGACCCATCTGAAAAAAGAAGGCACTCCGACAATGGGCGGCATCATTATTATTTTGTCCGTGGTAGTCAGTGTTTTGATGTGGGGAGAACTGAGCAATAAGTTTGTATTAATAATGATAGCTGCGATAGTGGGCTTTGGATTTATCGGGCTGGTGGATGATTATCTCAAGGTGGTCAGAAAAAACCCAAAAGGGTTGAGGGGATGGTATAAATTCGGCGCCCAGATCGGGCTTGCCATAGGGATAGGATTTGCTTTTTACTATGACCCCAACGATATTTATATCGCGAAGCTGAGCATCCCGTTTTTCAAAAAATGGCTGATAGACCTCGGCTGGTTTTATATCCCTTTCACTATTCTTGTAATAGTCGGGGCATCGAATGCGGTCAACCTGACCGACGGCATAGACGGCCTTGCAATAGGATTAGTCGGGATAGCTTCCCTCGCAAACGCTGTATTCGTTTACATATCAGGACATTCGGGTTTTTCACAATACCTGCAAGTCCTTTATTTGCCGGGCACGGGAGAGCTTACGGTCTTCTGCGGGGCCATGTTCGGGGCCGCCCTTGGATTTCTCTGGTACAACAGTTATCCTGCTGATATTTTCATGGGTGACGTCGGATCGCTCGGCCTCGGCGGAGCGCTCGGCACCCTTGCGGTGATCACAAAGCAGGAGATAGTGCTCACCGTTGTCGGGGCTATTTTTGTCTTAGAGACTTTTTCAGTAATAATACAAGTGGCGTCATTTAAACTGACCGGCAAAAGGGTTTTCAAGATGGCGCCCATTCATCATCATTTCGAGGTGAAGGGCTGGCCTGAACCGAAAGTGATAATACGATTCTGGATAGTAGGCATTATCCTTGCGCTGTTGAGCCTGACGACATTAAAGGTGAGATGA
- the murD gene encoding UDP-N-acetylmuramoyl-L-alanine--D-glutamate ligase, translating to MERMIFVDEKKMTFKDKNIVVVGLARSGTGAANLLSDLGANVTITDSKHRGLLEDNIKRLLLSVNVVTGSNPPEIFDTADMIVISPGVPLTVPSLERARAKGIPIIGELELAYQVIQGLGIRDQGLVKDKSDTGLPTPNPQPPTPFIGITGTNGKSTATTLVDLMLKEAGFNSLLGGNIGIALTEEIYKIAGAGFKPVPALPDYIVTEISSFQLETIKDFRPKIATILNITPDHLDRYKSMDEYIDAKARIFENQTPEDFLVLNADDPELEKVRSEKLEVGSERPKVVYFSRVKEVEGAYLKDGIIYFNLPELNIHPSAFSLQPSTFKIQGVHNIENAMAASLIALIAGCPIDSVRNVLKTFPGLEHRLEFVADIGGVKFINDSKGTNVGAVAKSLEGFDNLILIMGGLDKGGDFTGLRDMVRQKVKALVLIGKAKDKIASALGDAAETLMTEDLNSAVELSLSKASAGDIVLLSPGCASFDMFKDFEDRGRKFKEAVNQLKVKSEKSRVKE from the coding sequence GTGGAAAGAATGATATTTGTGGATGAAAAGAAGATGACATTTAAAGATAAGAACATTGTAGTGGTAGGGCTTGCGAGAAGCGGAACAGGAGCGGCAAACCTCCTTTCCGATTTAGGGGCGAACGTGACTATTACCGACAGCAAGCATAGAGGTCTGCTTGAGGATAATATTAAAAGATTATTGCTGTCCGTTAATGTTGTTACCGGCAGTAATCCACCTGAGATCTTCGACACTGCCGACATGATAGTGATAAGTCCGGGAGTGCCGCTGACAGTTCCCTCTCTTGAACGCGCAAGGGCAAAAGGCATTCCAATAATCGGCGAACTGGAACTTGCGTATCAGGTGATACAGGGGTTAGGGATCAGGGATCAGGGATTAGTAAAAGACAAATCAGATACCGGTTTACCAACCCCCAACCCCCAACCCCCAACCCCTTTTATAGGCATTACCGGGACCAACGGGAAATCAACTGCAACCACATTGGTTGATTTAATGCTGAAAGAGGCCGGCTTCAATTCACTGCTTGGCGGCAATATAGGGATAGCGTTGACGGAAGAGATATATAAAATTGCAGGGGCGGGTTTCAAACCCGTTCCCGCATTACCTGATTACATCGTAACTGAAATCTCAAGTTTTCAGCTTGAGACGATAAAAGATTTCAGGCCGAAGATCGCGACCATCCTCAACATCACGCCTGACCATCTCGACAGGTATAAAAGCATGGATGAATACATCGACGCTAAGGCGAGGATTTTTGAAAATCAAACGCCTGAGGATTTCCTGGTCCTGAACGCGGACGATCCTGAATTAGAAAAAGTGAGAAGTGAGAAGTTGGAAGTGGGAAGTGAAAGACCAAAGGTTGTTTACTTCAGCCGCGTGAAAGAGGTGGAAGGGGCTTATCTGAAAGATGGAATTATTTATTTTAACTTGCCGGAACTCAACATCCACCCCTCAGCCTTCAGCCTTCAGCCTTCGACCTTTAAAATTCAGGGCGTTCATAATATCGAAAATGCAATGGCAGCCTCATTGATCGCGTTGATCGCCGGATGCCCCATTGACTCGGTCAGAAATGTATTGAAGACTTTCCCGGGGCTTGAACACAGGCTTGAGTTCGTGGCCGACATCGGGGGAGTGAAGTTTATCAATGATTCAAAAGGGACGAACGTGGGCGCTGTCGCGAAATCCCTTGAGGGATTCGATAATTTAATACTGATAATGGGCGGATTGGATAAGGGCGGCGACTTTACCGGCCTGAGAGATATGGTAAGACAGAAGGTCAAAGCACTGGTCTTAATTGGAAAGGCAAAGGACAAGATCGCCAGTGCCCTTGGAGACGCCGCGGAAACGCTTATGACTGAGGACCTGAATTCAGCGGTTGAGTTGTCTCTGTCAAAGGCGTCAGCAGGCGATATTGTATTGCTGTCGCCGGGCTGCGCAAGCTTTGACATGTTCAAGGACTTTGAAGACAGGGGAAGGAAATTTAAAGAGGCGGTAAATCAGTTGAAAGTTAAAAGTGAAAAGTCGAGAGTGAAAGAATGA